The genomic window ATGGCCCAATCCAGATTGTGGTCAACAACGCCGGCATCCATGACGACGCACCGATGGCCGGCATGGACGCGCAGCGCTGGCGGCGGGTGATCGACGTCAGCCTCAATGGTTTTTTCAACGTCACCCAGCCGTTGCTGCTGCCGATGGCACGTACCCGCTGGGGCCGCATCGTCAGCGTCTCCTCGGTGGCGGCGGTGCTGGGCAACCGCGGCCAGACCAACTACGCCGCCGCCAAGGCCGGCCTGCATGGCGCCAGCAAATCATTGGCGCGGGAAATGGCCAGCCGCGGCATCAGCGTCAATGTGGTTGCGCCCGGTGTGATCGAAGGGCAGATGGCGGCCGATGCATTTCCGCCGGAGCTGATCAAGCAGACCGTGCCGGCCGCACGCGCCGGCAAGCCGGAGGAAGTGGCTGCGCTGGTGGCATTCCTGTGCAGCGATGCGGCCGGCTACATCAACGGCCAGGTGATCGGCATCAACGGCGGCATGGGCTGAGTGCGCTGACTCAGCTGCCGGCGTCGGTGCTGTCGATGACCGGCGGATTGCGGCGGATGCTGCGGTAGACGCGCCAGATATGGCCGTGGCGCAGGGCCAGCAGCACGATGTGGCTGGTGATGCGGTACAGGTCCTGCAGCGGTTTGAAGTGGCTGGGACGGAACTGCTCGTCGCTGTCGGCGGAGCTGTAGCGCGATTCGATCGGCACCGACACGCAGCGCGTGCCCAGCTGCCGCGCCGCCGAGATCACCACCTGCGCTTCGAACACGAAGCCTTCAGCGCTGATGTCGCGCAGGGCGATCACGCCGGCCGGGTAAAAACGCTGCCCGCTCTGGCTGTCGGCCACCTGGTAGTGCGTGCCCCAGGCGATGCCCCAGTCGCCGAATTCGTTGGCCAGGCGCCGGTACAGGGGCTGCGAAGCGCGCTTGCGCAGGCGCGCACCGATGATGATGCAGCCCGGGTGGCGGTTGGCGCTGGCGAGCAGCCGCGGCAGGTCCGCGGCAACATGCTGGCCGTCGCCATCCAGGGTCAACACGCCCAGCAGGCCACGGCGGCTGGCTTCGGCAAAGCCGCTGCGCAACGCGTGGCCCTTGCCCATGCGCTGCGGGTGCCGCAGCACGCTGACCGGCAGGTCGGCGATGCAGGCGGCAGTGCGGTCGGTGGAGCCATCGTCGACCACGATCACATGCGGGAAATACTGCAGCGCGCCTTCGACGACCTGGCGGATGCGCAGTTCTTCGTTAAGCGCCGGGATGACGACGGCGACGTTTTCCGGGGTGAGCAGGCGTGGCTCATTCATGGTGGATGCCGATCCTCAGCCATTGCGCGACGCCGGCGCGTAGCCACAGCGCCTGCTGGTCCATGGCCAGGGCTTCCAGCAACGGCAGCGCCGGGTGCATGGCGTTGTCGCCGAACAGCTGCCCAAGCGGGCCTTGTTCGTTGCGCTGCTCGGTTGCCGGCGGCGGCTGCGTGTGCACGCTGAGCTGCAGCGTGGGCAGGCCCACGCAGGCGCTGCGTGAGAGCACGAACGCGGCACCGAGCAGGCCGGTGCTGGGCGAAACCTCGGCTGCCGGGCCGCTGGCGTTGCCGTCATAGGCGACCAGCAGCACCGCTTCCTCGCCGGCGTGCAACTGCACCATGGCTTCGAGCAGGCCCTGCGCAAAGCTGTAGCTGCCGGCGCTGATCGCGGTGGCGGCGACATGCGCGCCTGCACCGATGGTCCAGTAGCCGGCGGCGGCGTTGTGTACCGAATTGTGGAATTTTGTGGGCGAGATCGCAGCCGGGTCGATAGCCAGCGTGGCGCACATGTAATCGGTGATGGTCAGCTCACCGTGGGTGGAGGTGAACACCGCCGGCAGCACGGCCGGTGCACGGTCGGCGGCCTGGCAGGCGGCCAGCGCCGCTTCCAGTGCGACCGCCACGGTGCCGGGCGCGCGGCGCCGCTCGTTGGCCGCCAGCAACTGCGGCGAAGGGCGCGCCGGCGGATCGAGCGGGCGTTCACCCTTGCGCATCCAGGCGCAGGCGCTGTCCCAGTCGGGCAGGCCGCTGCCCCAGAAACCAATACCTTCCAGCGTTGCTTCCAGCATCTGCGTCATCCTGCCCTGCCAAACACCAGCGAGCAGTTGTTGCCGCCGAAGCCAAAGGAATTGTTCATTGCGTAATCGATCTGCGCCTGCGCGTTTTCAAAACGGATCTGCGGGCCGCAGGCGGGATCGGGTATCTCGCTGTTGAGCGTGCCCGGCAACAGGCCATCGCTCAGCGCCAGCAGTGCGAACACCGATTCGACGATGCCGGCCGCGCCCAGGGTGTGGCCGGTCCAGCCCTTGGTCGAGCTTGCATGCAAGGTGGCGGGAAACAGCGCGGCCACCGCTGCGGCCTCGATGCTGTCGTTGGCCGGGGTCGAGGTGCCATGCAGGTTCAGGTAACCCACCGCGCCGGCGTCGATGCCGGC from Stenotrophomonas nitritireducens includes these protein-coding regions:
- the fabG gene encoding 3-oxoacyl-ACP reductase FabG, giving the protein MSKQRRALVTGGSGDLGGAICQKLAADGAHVIVHANANLARAEAVVAQILAEGGSAQAVAFDVADGGAVGAALEALLADGPIQIVVNNAGIHDDAPMAGMDAQRWRRVIDVSLNGFFNVTQPLLLPMARTRWGRIVSVSSVAAVLGNRGQTNYAAAKAGLHGASKSLAREMASRGISVNVVAPGVIEGQMAADAFPPELIKQTVPAARAGKPEEVAALVAFLCSDAAGYINGQVIGINGGMG
- a CDS encoding glycosyltransferase family 2 protein, producing MNEPRLLTPENVAVVIPALNEELRIRQVVEGALQYFPHVIVVDDGSTDRTAACIADLPVSVLRHPQRMGKGHALRSGFAEASRRGLLGVLTLDGDGQHVAADLPRLLASANRHPGCIIIGARLRKRASQPLYRRLANEFGDWGIAWGTHYQVADSQSGQRFYPAGVIALRDISAEGFVFEAQVVISAARQLGTRCVSVPIESRYSSADSDEQFRPSHFKPLQDLYRITSHIVLLALRHGHIWRVYRSIRRNPPVIDSTDAGS
- a CDS encoding beta-ketoacyl synthase chain length factor gives rise to the protein MLEATLEGIGFWGSGLPDWDSACAWMRKGERPLDPPARPSPQLLAANERRRAPGTVAVALEAALAACQAADRAPAVLPAVFTSTHGELTITDYMCATLAIDPAAISPTKFHNSVHNAAAGYWTIGAGAHVAATAISAGSYSFAQGLLEAMVQLHAGEEAVLLVAYDGNASGPAAEVSPSTGLLGAAFVLSRSACVGLPTLQLSVHTQPPPATEQRNEQGPLGQLFGDNAMHPALPLLEALAMDQQALWLRAGVAQWLRIGIHHE